One part of the Ursus arctos isolate Adak ecotype North America unplaced genomic scaffold, UrsArc2.0 scaffold_16, whole genome shotgun sequence genome encodes these proteins:
- the CSTL1 gene encoding cystatin-like 1 → MGVGCWRNPLLLLAALVLTARLGHFQRWEGFQEKSMSKTNMNSTLQFLMESYNNASNDTYLFQVDKLLRSQMQLTTGVEYMVTVKISRTKCKRNSTSNSCPIQSKKKLKKSFICDFLVYTVPWMNYYQLWNNSCLEA, encoded by the exons ATGGGAGTTGGATGCTGGAGGAACCCTCTGTTGCTGTTGGCTGCCCTGGTCCTGACAGCCAGACTAGGTCATTTTCAAAGGTGGGAAGGCTTCCAGGAGAAGTCCATGAGCAAGACAAACATGAATTCAACACTTCAATTCCTCATGGAATCCTACAACAATGCTAGCAATGACACCTACTTATTTCAAGTCGACAAGCTACTTCGAAGTCAAATGCAg CTCACAACTGGAGTGGAATATATGGTAACTGTGAAGATCAGCCGGACCAAATGCAAGAGGAATAGCACAAGCAATTCATGCCCCattcaaagcaaaaagaaactgaaaaag agtttcatttgtgattttttggTGTACACTGTGCCCTGGATGAACTATTACCAACTCTGGAACAACTCTTGTCTGGAGGCTTGA